From Cotesia glomerata isolate CgM1 linkage group LG2, MPM_Cglom_v2.3, whole genome shotgun sequence, a single genomic window includes:
- the LOC123259472 gene encoding serine/threonine-protein kinase tricornered isoform X2, which yields MCEEATELEVHHHRPTATATMGVAEDDTPSSLTSHPNANQNNLNQEGVLEMAATESTIRFSGHTLDKATKAKVTLENYYSNLIAQHIERKQRLAKLEESLKDEGLSEQQKQEKRLQHAQKETEFLRLKRSRLGVEDFEPLKVIGRGAFGEVRLVQKKDTGHVYAMKILRKADMLEKEQVAHVRAERDVLVEADHQWVVKMYYSFQDPINLYLIMEFLPGGDMMTLLMKKDTLSEECTQFYISETALAIDSIHKLGFIHRDIKPDNLLLDARGHIKLSDFGLCTGLKKSHRTDFYRDLSQAKPSDFMTSCGSGSGGAMDSKRRAESWKRNRRALAYSTVGTPDYIAPEVFLQTGYGPACDCWSLGVIMYEMLIGYPPFCSENPQETYRKVMNWRETLIFPPEVPISEEAKDTIIKFCCEADRRLGSQRGIEELKLAPFFRGVDWEHIRERPAAIPVEVQSIDDTSNFDDFPDVKLEIPSAPLPQDGEVIYKDWVFINYTFKRFEGLTQRGTPTKK from the exons GGGTATTGGAGATGGCCGCGACAGAAAGCACGATACGTTTCAGTGGCCACACATTAGATAAAGCTACCAAGGCAAAg gtGACATTAGAAAACTACTACAGCAATTTAATAGCCCAACATATTGAGCGAAAGCAAAGGCTAGCAAAACTCGAGGAATCATTGAAAGATGAAGGTTTATCCGAGCAGCAGAAACAGGAGAAAAGGCTTCAGCATGCGCAAAAAGAAACAGAGTTTCTTCGCTTGAAGCGATCCAGACTCGGTGTCGAAGACTTTGAACCACTCAAGGTCATCGGTCGTGGTGCCTTTGGCgag gtAAGACTTGTGCAGAAAAAAGATACCGGTCACGTTTACGcaatgaaaatattaagaaaagcAGATATGCTTGAAAAAGAACAAGTTGCACACGTAAGAGCTGAAAGAGATGTACTCGTCGAAGCAGATCACCAGTGGGTTGTTAAAATGTATTACAGTTTTCAAGAtccaattaatttatatttgataatgGAGTTTTTACCTGgag GCGACATGATGACGCTTCTAATGAAGAAAGATACACTTTCAGAGGAGTGcactcaattttatatatccGAGACGGCGTTAGCTATTGAttctattcataaattagGTTTTATACATAG agATATTAAACCAGACAACCTGTTGCTTGATGCACGGGGTCACATTAAATTATCGGATTTCGGCCTATGTACGGGACTTAAAAAGTCGCACAGAACTGATTTTTATAGGGATCTCAGTCAAGCTAAGCCATCTGacttta TGACGTCATGTGGTAGTGGCAGCGGTGGTGCAATGGACAGTAAAAGACGAGCTGAAAGTTGGAAAAGAAATAGACGAGCATTGGCGTACAGTACGGTTGGAACACCCGATTATATTGCTCCAGAAGTCTTCCTTCAGACTGGGTATGGACCAGCTTGTGACTGTTGGTCTCTTGGTGTTATTATGTATGAAATGTTAATAG GTTATCCTCCGTTCTGCAGTGAAAACCCACAAGAAACATATAGAAAAGTAATGAATTGGCGAGAGACATTAATATTTCCACCAGAAGTGCCGATTAGCGAGGAGGCCAAAGatactattattaaattctgTTGCGAAGCTGACAGGAGATtag gatCTCAAAGAGGTATTGAAGAGCTAAAATTAGCACCTTTCTTCCGAGGTGTCGATTGGGAGCATATACGTGAACGACCCGCTGCGATACCAGTTGAAGTCCAATCGATAGATGATACATCTAACTTTGATGATTTCCCTGACGTTAAACTTGAAATAC CTTCAGCACCACTGCCCCAGGACGGAGAGGTGATATACAAAGACTGGGTCTTCATAAATTACACATTCAAACGTTTCGAAGGCCTTACACAGCGTGGAACGCCTACGAAAAAATAG
- the LOC123259472 gene encoding serine/threonine-protein kinase tricornered isoform X4, with the protein MKGVLEMAATESTIRFSGHTLDKATKAKVTLENYYSNLIAQHIERKQRLAKLEESLKDEGLSEQQKQEKRLQHAQKETEFLRLKRSRLGVEDFEPLKVIGRGAFGEVRLVQKKDTGHVYAMKILRKADMLEKEQVAHVRAERDVLVEADHQWVVKMYYSFQDPINLYLIMEFLPGGDMMTLLMKKDTLSEECTQFYISETALAIDSIHKLGFIHRDIKPDNLLLDARGHIKLSDFGLCTGLKKSHRTDFYRDLSQAKPSDFMTSCGSGSGGAMDSKRRAESWKRNRRALAYSTVGTPDYIAPEVFLQTGYGPACDCWSLGVIMYEMLIGYPPFCSENPQETYRKVMNWRETLIFPPEVPISEEAKDTIIKFCCEADRRLGSQRGIEELKLAPFFRGVDWEHIRERPAAIPVEVQSIDDTSNFDDFPDVKLEIPSAPLPQDGEVIYKDWVFINYTFKRFEGLTQRGTPTKK; encoded by the exons GGGTATTGGAGATGGCCGCGACAGAAAGCACGATACGTTTCAGTGGCCACACATTAGATAAAGCTACCAAGGCAAAg gtGACATTAGAAAACTACTACAGCAATTTAATAGCCCAACATATTGAGCGAAAGCAAAGGCTAGCAAAACTCGAGGAATCATTGAAAGATGAAGGTTTATCCGAGCAGCAGAAACAGGAGAAAAGGCTTCAGCATGCGCAAAAAGAAACAGAGTTTCTTCGCTTGAAGCGATCCAGACTCGGTGTCGAAGACTTTGAACCACTCAAGGTCATCGGTCGTGGTGCCTTTGGCgag gtAAGACTTGTGCAGAAAAAAGATACCGGTCACGTTTACGcaatgaaaatattaagaaaagcAGATATGCTTGAAAAAGAACAAGTTGCACACGTAAGAGCTGAAAGAGATGTACTCGTCGAAGCAGATCACCAGTGGGTTGTTAAAATGTATTACAGTTTTCAAGAtccaattaatttatatttgataatgGAGTTTTTACCTGgag GCGACATGATGACGCTTCTAATGAAGAAAGATACACTTTCAGAGGAGTGcactcaattttatatatccGAGACGGCGTTAGCTATTGAttctattcataaattagGTTTTATACATAG agATATTAAACCAGACAACCTGTTGCTTGATGCACGGGGTCACATTAAATTATCGGATTTCGGCCTATGTACGGGACTTAAAAAGTCGCACAGAACTGATTTTTATAGGGATCTCAGTCAAGCTAAGCCATCTGacttta TGACGTCATGTGGTAGTGGCAGCGGTGGTGCAATGGACAGTAAAAGACGAGCTGAAAGTTGGAAAAGAAATAGACGAGCATTGGCGTACAGTACGGTTGGAACACCCGATTATATTGCTCCAGAAGTCTTCCTTCAGACTGGGTATGGACCAGCTTGTGACTGTTGGTCTCTTGGTGTTATTATGTATGAAATGTTAATAG GTTATCCTCCGTTCTGCAGTGAAAACCCACAAGAAACATATAGAAAAGTAATGAATTGGCGAGAGACATTAATATTTCCACCAGAAGTGCCGATTAGCGAGGAGGCCAAAGatactattattaaattctgTTGCGAAGCTGACAGGAGATtag gatCTCAAAGAGGTATTGAAGAGCTAAAATTAGCACCTTTCTTCCGAGGTGTCGATTGGGAGCATATACGTGAACGACCCGCTGCGATACCAGTTGAAGTCCAATCGATAGATGATACATCTAACTTTGATGATTTCCCTGACGTTAAACTTGAAATAC CTTCAGCACCACTGCCCCAGGACGGAGAGGTGATATACAAAGACTGGGTCTTCATAAATTACACATTCAAACGTTTCGAAGGCCTTACACAGCGTGGAACGCCTACGAAAAAATAG
- the LOC123259472 gene encoding serine/threonine-protein kinase tricornered isoform X3: MFGPDVLKPIWSKICRMCGYITCAKSYLSGVLEMAATESTIRFSGHTLDKATKAKVTLENYYSNLIAQHIERKQRLAKLEESLKDEGLSEQQKQEKRLQHAQKETEFLRLKRSRLGVEDFEPLKVIGRGAFGEVRLVQKKDTGHVYAMKILRKADMLEKEQVAHVRAERDVLVEADHQWVVKMYYSFQDPINLYLIMEFLPGGDMMTLLMKKDTLSEECTQFYISETALAIDSIHKLGFIHRDIKPDNLLLDARGHIKLSDFGLCTGLKKSHRTDFYRDLSQAKPSDFMTSCGSGSGGAMDSKRRAESWKRNRRALAYSTVGTPDYIAPEVFLQTGYGPACDCWSLGVIMYEMLIGYPPFCSENPQETYRKVMNWRETLIFPPEVPISEEAKDTIIKFCCEADRRLGSQRGIEELKLAPFFRGVDWEHIRERPAAIPVEVQSIDDTSNFDDFPDVKLEIPSAPLPQDGEVIYKDWVFINYTFKRFEGLTQRGTPTKK, encoded by the exons GGGTATTGGAGATGGCCGCGACAGAAAGCACGATACGTTTCAGTGGCCACACATTAGATAAAGCTACCAAGGCAAAg gtGACATTAGAAAACTACTACAGCAATTTAATAGCCCAACATATTGAGCGAAAGCAAAGGCTAGCAAAACTCGAGGAATCATTGAAAGATGAAGGTTTATCCGAGCAGCAGAAACAGGAGAAAAGGCTTCAGCATGCGCAAAAAGAAACAGAGTTTCTTCGCTTGAAGCGATCCAGACTCGGTGTCGAAGACTTTGAACCACTCAAGGTCATCGGTCGTGGTGCCTTTGGCgag gtAAGACTTGTGCAGAAAAAAGATACCGGTCACGTTTACGcaatgaaaatattaagaaaagcAGATATGCTTGAAAAAGAACAAGTTGCACACGTAAGAGCTGAAAGAGATGTACTCGTCGAAGCAGATCACCAGTGGGTTGTTAAAATGTATTACAGTTTTCAAGAtccaattaatttatatttgataatgGAGTTTTTACCTGgag GCGACATGATGACGCTTCTAATGAAGAAAGATACACTTTCAGAGGAGTGcactcaattttatatatccGAGACGGCGTTAGCTATTGAttctattcataaattagGTTTTATACATAG agATATTAAACCAGACAACCTGTTGCTTGATGCACGGGGTCACATTAAATTATCGGATTTCGGCCTATGTACGGGACTTAAAAAGTCGCACAGAACTGATTTTTATAGGGATCTCAGTCAAGCTAAGCCATCTGacttta TGACGTCATGTGGTAGTGGCAGCGGTGGTGCAATGGACAGTAAAAGACGAGCTGAAAGTTGGAAAAGAAATAGACGAGCATTGGCGTACAGTACGGTTGGAACACCCGATTATATTGCTCCAGAAGTCTTCCTTCAGACTGGGTATGGACCAGCTTGTGACTGTTGGTCTCTTGGTGTTATTATGTATGAAATGTTAATAG GTTATCCTCCGTTCTGCAGTGAAAACCCACAAGAAACATATAGAAAAGTAATGAATTGGCGAGAGACATTAATATTTCCACCAGAAGTGCCGATTAGCGAGGAGGCCAAAGatactattattaaattctgTTGCGAAGCTGACAGGAGATtag gatCTCAAAGAGGTATTGAAGAGCTAAAATTAGCACCTTTCTTCCGAGGTGTCGATTGGGAGCATATACGTGAACGACCCGCTGCGATACCAGTTGAAGTCCAATCGATAGATGATACATCTAACTTTGATGATTTCCCTGACGTTAAACTTGAAATAC CTTCAGCACCACTGCCCCAGGACGGAGAGGTGATATACAAAGACTGGGTCTTCATAAATTACACATTCAAACGTTTCGAAGGCCTTACACAGCGTGGAACGCCTACGAAAAAATAG
- the LOC123259472 gene encoding serine/threonine-protein kinase tricornered isoform X5: MAATESTIRFSGHTLDKATKAKVTLENYYSNLIAQHIERKQRLAKLEESLKDEGLSEQQKQEKRLQHAQKETEFLRLKRSRLGVEDFEPLKVIGRGAFGEVRLVQKKDTGHVYAMKILRKADMLEKEQVAHVRAERDVLVEADHQWVVKMYYSFQDPINLYLIMEFLPGGDMMTLLMKKDTLSEECTQFYISETALAIDSIHKLGFIHRDIKPDNLLLDARGHIKLSDFGLCTGLKKSHRTDFYRDLSQAKPSDFMTSCGSGSGGAMDSKRRAESWKRNRRALAYSTVGTPDYIAPEVFLQTGYGPACDCWSLGVIMYEMLIGYPPFCSENPQETYRKVMNWRETLIFPPEVPISEEAKDTIIKFCCEADRRLGSQRGIEELKLAPFFRGVDWEHIRERPAAIPVEVQSIDDTSNFDDFPDVKLEIPSAPLPQDGEVIYKDWVFINYTFKRFEGLTQRGTPTKK; encoded by the exons ATGGCCGCGACAGAAAGCACGATACGTTTCAGTGGCCACACATTAGATAAAGCTACCAAGGCAAAg gtGACATTAGAAAACTACTACAGCAATTTAATAGCCCAACATATTGAGCGAAAGCAAAGGCTAGCAAAACTCGAGGAATCATTGAAAGATGAAGGTTTATCCGAGCAGCAGAAACAGGAGAAAAGGCTTCAGCATGCGCAAAAAGAAACAGAGTTTCTTCGCTTGAAGCGATCCAGACTCGGTGTCGAAGACTTTGAACCACTCAAGGTCATCGGTCGTGGTGCCTTTGGCgag gtAAGACTTGTGCAGAAAAAAGATACCGGTCACGTTTACGcaatgaaaatattaagaaaagcAGATATGCTTGAAAAAGAACAAGTTGCACACGTAAGAGCTGAAAGAGATGTACTCGTCGAAGCAGATCACCAGTGGGTTGTTAAAATGTATTACAGTTTTCAAGAtccaattaatttatatttgataatgGAGTTTTTACCTGgag GCGACATGATGACGCTTCTAATGAAGAAAGATACACTTTCAGAGGAGTGcactcaattttatatatccGAGACGGCGTTAGCTATTGAttctattcataaattagGTTTTATACATAG agATATTAAACCAGACAACCTGTTGCTTGATGCACGGGGTCACATTAAATTATCGGATTTCGGCCTATGTACGGGACTTAAAAAGTCGCACAGAACTGATTTTTATAGGGATCTCAGTCAAGCTAAGCCATCTGacttta TGACGTCATGTGGTAGTGGCAGCGGTGGTGCAATGGACAGTAAAAGACGAGCTGAAAGTTGGAAAAGAAATAGACGAGCATTGGCGTACAGTACGGTTGGAACACCCGATTATATTGCTCCAGAAGTCTTCCTTCAGACTGGGTATGGACCAGCTTGTGACTGTTGGTCTCTTGGTGTTATTATGTATGAAATGTTAATAG GTTATCCTCCGTTCTGCAGTGAAAACCCACAAGAAACATATAGAAAAGTAATGAATTGGCGAGAGACATTAATATTTCCACCAGAAGTGCCGATTAGCGAGGAGGCCAAAGatactattattaaattctgTTGCGAAGCTGACAGGAGATtag gatCTCAAAGAGGTATTGAAGAGCTAAAATTAGCACCTTTCTTCCGAGGTGTCGATTGGGAGCATATACGTGAACGACCCGCTGCGATACCAGTTGAAGTCCAATCGATAGATGATACATCTAACTTTGATGATTTCCCTGACGTTAAACTTGAAATAC CTTCAGCACCACTGCCCCAGGACGGAGAGGTGATATACAAAGACTGGGTCTTCATAAATTACACATTCAAACGTTTCGAAGGCCTTACACAGCGTGGAACGCCTACGAAAAAATAG